The following are encoded in a window of Mycobacteroides chelonae CCUG 47445 genomic DNA:
- a CDS encoding pyridine nucleotide-disulfide oxidoreductase, which yields MSEYGWTVVGAGPAGIAAVGKLLDRGVPSGSIAWIDPEFAAGGFGTKWRAVPSNTSVKLFINYLTDAQSFRFAHAPHFALNDLAPTDTCLLGDVADPLVWITGQLREQVSALRTTATGLSLHGGRWTVQTEMGEITSKNVILAVGSVPKNLDYPWLNEIPLEAALNPEKLAALPLEGATVAVFGASHSSMIALPNLLAGPAAKVINFYRGPLRYAVDMGDWTLFDDTGLKGDAARWARENIDGVLPARLQRCLVDSPEFPELLQSCDYAVYTVGFSPRPVPAAPQWGKLEYNPANGIIAPGLFGVGIAFPEYRIDPMGFGEHRVGLQKFMDRLNKVLPLWLKYGS from the coding sequence GTGAGCGAGTACGGATGGACAGTGGTCGGTGCGGGCCCCGCGGGAATTGCGGCAGTGGGGAAGCTCCTTGATCGCGGAGTGCCGTCCGGCTCCATCGCTTGGATCGACCCGGAGTTCGCCGCAGGTGGCTTTGGTACGAAATGGCGTGCCGTGCCCAGTAATACGTCGGTCAAGCTGTTCATCAACTACCTGACGGATGCGCAGTCCTTCCGGTTCGCGCATGCGCCGCATTTCGCGCTGAACGACCTTGCGCCCACGGACACGTGTCTGCTCGGTGATGTGGCGGACCCGCTGGTATGGATCACCGGCCAGCTCCGCGAGCAGGTGAGCGCCCTGCGTACCACCGCGACGGGGCTGTCGCTGCACGGCGGCCGGTGGACCGTGCAGACCGAAATGGGCGAGATCACCTCGAAGAACGTGATTCTCGCCGTCGGCTCGGTTCCCAAAAACCTGGACTATCCGTGGCTGAACGAGATCCCGCTCGAGGCGGCGCTCAACCCGGAGAAGCTCGCCGCGCTGCCGCTGGAGGGCGCCACTGTCGCAGTCTTCGGCGCTTCGCACTCGAGCATGATCGCGCTGCCCAACCTCCTGGCGGGGCCGGCGGCCAAGGTGATCAACTTCTATCGCGGGCCGCTGCGCTACGCGGTCGATATGGGGGACTGGACACTGTTCGACGACACTGGCCTGAAGGGTGACGCGGCACGGTGGGCTCGGGAGAACATCGACGGGGTGCTGCCTGCCCGACTGCAGCGATGCCTCGTCGACAGCCCCGAGTTCCCCGAGCTGCTCCAGAGTTGCGACTACGCGGTGTACACCGTGGGATTCAGCCCGCGTCCGGTGCCCGCGGCGCCGCAGTGGGGAAAGCTGGAGTACAACCCGGCCAACGGGATCATCGCGCCCGGGCTCTTCGGTGTAGGAATCGCTTTCCCCGAGTACCGGATTGACCCGATGGGCTTCGGTGAGCACCGTGTCGGTCTGCAGAAATTCATGGACCGCCTCAACAAGGTGTTGCCGCTGTGGCTGAAGTACGGCTCGTGA
- a CDS encoding response regulator transcription factor, giving the protein MSITTETHQGTFPANGTTPAKVLVVDDESNIVELLSVSLKFQGFDVYTADSGAAALDLARTVRPDAVILDVMMPGMDGFGVLRRLRADGIDAPTLFLTARDGLQDKIAGLTLGADDYVTKPFSLEEVVARLRVILRRSGMGSEPARKSRLSFADIELDEDTHEVWKTGEPVALSPTEFTLLRYFMINAGTVLSKPKILDHVWRYDFGGDVNVVESYVSYLRRKIDNGEKRLLHTLRGVGYVLREPR; this is encoded by the coding sequence GTGAGCATCACGACTGAGACACACCAAGGAACCTTTCCCGCCAACGGCACCACCCCCGCCAAGGTGCTGGTGGTCGACGATGAGTCGAACATTGTCGAGCTGCTCTCGGTCAGTCTCAAATTCCAGGGGTTTGACGTCTATACCGCCGACAGCGGGGCCGCCGCGCTGGATCTGGCCCGCACGGTTCGCCCCGATGCGGTGATTCTCGACGTGATGATGCCTGGGATGGACGGGTTTGGCGTCCTACGGCGTCTGCGTGCCGACGGTATCGATGCTCCGACGCTTTTCCTCACCGCGCGTGACGGATTGCAGGACAAGATCGCCGGGCTGACGCTGGGTGCCGATGACTACGTGACCAAACCGTTCAGCCTCGAAGAGGTGGTGGCCCGGCTACGCGTCATCCTGCGCCGCTCCGGGATGGGCTCGGAGCCCGCACGCAAGTCGCGGCTCAGCTTCGCCGATATCGAGCTCGACGAGGACACCCACGAGGTGTGGAAGACCGGCGAGCCCGTCGCGCTCTCGCCCACCGAGTTCACGCTGCTGCGGTATTTCATGATCAACGCGGGCACCGTGCTCAGTAAGCCGAAGATCCTCGACCATGTGTGGCGTTATGACTTTGGTGGCGATGTGAACGTCGTCGAGTCCTACGTTTCGTATCTGCGGCGCAAGATCGACAACGGTGAGAAGCGGTTGTTGCATACGCTTCGTGGCGTGGGATACGTATTGCGCGAGCCGCGGTGA
- a CDS encoding HNH endonuclease translates to MCLGCGAPLSRRSQKVYCGNACQAAARRDASTRLWLESGEARVRSEQGHFIRLFLAEAQSGRCAICSGASIWQDSPLVLVLDHIDGNPANNCRENLRLVCPNCDSQLPTYKSRNRGRGRSFRRQRYADGKSY, encoded by the coding sequence CTGTGCCTTGGTTGCGGCGCACCACTTTCCAGGCGAAGCCAGAAGGTCTATTGCGGCAATGCTTGTCAGGCAGCAGCCCGACGCGACGCCAGTACCAGACTGTGGCTCGAATCCGGTGAGGCCCGGGTGCGCAGCGAGCAGGGTCACTTCATTCGGCTCTTTCTCGCCGAGGCTCAATCGGGCCGTTGCGCGATCTGCAGCGGAGCGAGCATCTGGCAAGACTCCCCGCTGGTACTGGTGTTGGACCATATCGACGGAAACCCCGCCAACAATTGTCGAGAGAATCTGCGACTCGTCTGCCCGAACTGCGACTCGCAACTGCCGACCTACAAGAGCCGCAATCGCGGTAGGGGCCGCAGTTTTCGCCGGCAGCGCTATGCCGACGGAAAGTCGTACTAG
- a CDS encoding YidH family protein encodes MTVGESVGAEPDYRFTLANERTYLAWVRTSLALIASGVALMQFVPEFWIPGARHVVSILLVTTGGLLAMAAARRRRRVQDAMRRDADLPPSHMPTFLSVLLLGMVVLLVALLVKG; translated from the coding sequence GTGACCGTCGGCGAATCCGTTGGCGCCGAACCTGATTACCGATTCACGCTCGCCAACGAGCGGACATATCTCGCGTGGGTGCGCACCTCGCTGGCGCTTATCGCCAGCGGTGTCGCCCTCATGCAGTTCGTCCCGGAGTTCTGGATTCCGGGTGCCCGGCATGTGGTGAGCATCCTTTTGGTGACCACGGGCGGTCTGTTGGCGATGGCGGCTGCGCGACGCCGTCGCCGGGTGCAGGACGCCATGCGCCGCGACGCCGACCTGCCGCCGAGTCACATGCCGACCTTCCTCAGTGTCCTGCTGTTGGGGATGGTCGTGCTGTTGGTGGCGCTGCTGGTCAAGGGCTGA